DNA from Elephas maximus indicus isolate mEleMax1 chromosome 18, mEleMax1 primary haplotype, whole genome shotgun sequence:
gtgcaccatgggtgaccctgctggtatctgaaataccagtgccatagcgtccagcatcatggcaacatgcaagccatcacagtatgaccaactgacagacgggtggtgggtaGATCCGTAGCAGTGCTTTCTTCCCAGTTATGCTGCCAGGTGGTCTGCGATGCAGCCAGACCCCTTCCCCTCAGTCTTCCCACCACACCAGTGGTGCTTTAAATCAGAGGCTGGTTGAAGGAAGTCTGTGCTGACGATCCTGAGTGAATGCTCGCCTCTTGCGAGGGGCTGAGGGCTACCTGATGTAGACAGCAGAGGCACTGCCAAACTTTCCAGTAACACTGCTACTGCCCGCACCAGTGTCTgcaacttcttaattttttttattgtggtaaacatacatatatatgtttttccaattcaacaatttttacatgtaaaattcagtgacactgattgcgTTCATCATGTCTTGCCACTACTGATAGCTGCCAATCTCACCTTCCGTGAAGGAGACCTGGTGCAGGATGCCCAGGCAGTGTACCCCATGTGcagcaccacccatctgtcagtgcgggcttgcatgttgctatgatgctgaacaggtttcagtggagcttccagaccacgatggactaggaagaaaggactggccatgtacttctgagaatcagccagtgaaaaccctatggatcacagcagtcggTGGGGATGGAGCCGGACTGGGCAGCATTCTTCTCGGTCGAGATTGCCATGGGTTGGGGGTGACTCcaaggcagctaacaagaagACCAAGGATTGTGAAGGTCTGGGTGAGTGAATGGTAATTTACTCTGAGGTCTGTGCACTTTTTCAAGGATGACATCCCCTAACACTCCCCCAAGAAGACCAAGGATTGTGAAGGTCTGGGTGAGCGAATGGTAATTTACTCTGAGGTCTGTGCCCTTTTTCAAGGATGACATCCCCTAACACTCCCCCAAGAAGACCAAGGATTGTGAAGGTCTGGGTGAGCGAATGGTAATTTACTCTGAGGTCTGTGCCCTTTTTCAAGGATGACATCCCCTAACACTTCCCCAAGAAGACCAAGGATTGTGAAGGTCTGGGTGAGGGAATGGTAATTTACTCTGAGGTCTGTGCCCTTTTTCAAGGATGACATCCTCTAACACTCCCCCAAGAAGACCAAGGATTGTGAAGGTCTGGGTGAGCGAATGGTAATTTACTCTGAGGTCTGTGCCCTTTTTCAAGGATGACATCCCCTAACACTCCCCCAAGAAGACCAAGGATTGTGAAGGTCTGGGTGAGCGAATGGTAATTTACTCTGAGGTCTGTGCCCTTTTTCAAGGATGACATCCCCTAACACTCCCCCAAGAAGACCAAGGATTGTGAAGGTCTGGGTGAGCGAATGGTAATTTACTCTGAGGTCTGTGCCCTTTTTCAAGGATGACATCCCCTAACACTTCCCCAAGAAGACCAAGGATTGTGAAGGTCTGGGTGAGGGAATGGTAATTTACTCTGAGGTCTGTGCCCTTTTTCAAGGATGACATCCCCTAACACTCCCCCAAGAAGACCAAGGATTGTGAAGGTCTGGGTGAGCGAATGGTAATTTACTCTGAGGTCTGTGCCCCTTTTCAAGGATGACATCCCCTAACACTCCCCCAAGAAGCTGAACACCCTTCTCAGTGCACACCAGCATTCCAGCAactctcctccttttttttttttaattgtgcttaaggtcaaatttacaaagcaaattagttcccCCGTTCactagtttgtacataaagtgttacATGACTTTGGTGGTATTCCCCACAGTGAGTCAGCACTACCCCCGTTTCCATTCCGAGTTCCCCCTTTCCTTTCGTCCTGATTTATctcgtgtaaaaaaaaaaaaaaaatttttttttttaattgttctaagGACCACCTTCTCTCGGGAGTTACTGTTTATTTCACGgccctgtctatggtttggctgaaaggtggcctctggAAATGTGGCTGCAGTTCCacttcagaagggtgtcttagggccacagtctcgggggtttctccaggctctgtcagaccccgtaatttgttttttaacccaAACCAAGCCTAACCCACTgccaagtggattccaacccatagagaaCAAAACTTCCTCATAAGgtctccgaggctgtaatcttcaggaagcagactgccgcatctctcCGCCCCTGTAGCAACTGGTGTGTTCCACCACCAAACTTCCGGTTCGCTGCCGAGCGCTTcacctactgcaccaccagggctcctgacttcTTAAAAGGGGTGGAAAACCTGACGCAGGCGCAGTGATCGACAGCCGCGTCAAGCCGACAGTGAGCACGCGCACGAGCCCATTGCCCGctgtccctcctccctcagaccccgCCCCTCAAGGCTCGACCTGGGCCGCTGCGCCCCGCCCCGCGCATGCGCAGGGCCGTTTTTTCCCGTGGTGCTCTAGGGCGCGGGTAATTTGTAGTTATGGCGGGCGCTCCGTCGCTGCGTTCTTGCAAAAGATGCTCCTCTGTTAGCTGTGCGTGTGACCAGGGCAAGTGGAGCGACTCCTCTCTGCTGGGCAGGAGGCTCTCCGAAGACTCGAGCCGCCAACagctgctgcagcagtgggcGAGCATGTGCAGCTCCGGGAGCTGGAGCGCGCCGGCGGCCGGCGCCGAGGAGACGTGGCGTGGGGAGGCCGCGGAGGAGGAGCGGCCGCTGGTGTTCCTGTGCTCGGGCTGCCGCCGGCCGCTGGGCGACTCGCTGAGCTGGGTGACGAGCCAGGAGGACCCCGACTGCATCCTGCTCCGCTGTCAGTCCGGGCGGGCGGGGGGCTTGGGGCCGCCGACTTCCCAGGTGTGCAGTATCTGGGCGGCTCGGAGGGAGGGGGTTGCCTTGGGACCCACTGCCgtcagtccattccgactcatagcgaccctatagacagaatagagctgtcttatggggtttccaaggagcggctggtggattcgaagtgcagaccttttggttagaagccgagctcttaaccactccaccaccagggttccactgcaccaccagggacttaAAATGCAGAGAAAGTTGAGAGGGGGAGCTGTGCTACGAAAAGGGGAGGAAGAAGGTCACCTGCACCTTTGGCTCAAGAGTGAGGGGCGGGTCCTTTATCTTGAAGCCACCGCCCCGCCCCCCATTCGAGAAGAGCAGTGGTTGAATCAGCAGCATTGTGAGCATTACTCAAAACATTACAACTCGATTGTAAGCCAGgacgtgtttgttgttgttaggtgttgtggagtcaagttgtttttaacttttctagAACTGTATATAAATATCTTGATTTATCCGCTTTAGACAATTTGATTAAAACTTTCTCCTCCACTTGGACTTCAATTATTCTCACTTTGTCATTGTTCTAGTATTTACGTTCTGCTCTGTAGCCATAATTCCCATGGTCATTTAGCCTTAAGGTAACATTTAAGTGGATTTATTTCTCAACTCTAGTACTCTtatcaggagtcctggtggcacaacggttaagcactcagctgctcattgaaaggttggtgatttgagcctGCCCAGTGACTCCGagtgagaaagatctggcaatctgctcctgaaaagattaaaaaaaaaaaacaaacaaccaaacccattactgtgaagtcgattctgattcatagtgaccctataggacagaatagaactgccccatagggtttctaaggctgtaatctttatggaagcagactgccgcatctttctcccacctggctgatgggttcagactgccaaccttttggttagtagctgagcacttaaccactgtgccacctgggctcctttcagaattgactcaatggcacataacaacagtacCCTTAGAGCTTTCCCTTCCTGACTGGTTTATTTtgattgttcttgttagctgctgtggagttgaccccgactcatggcaacccacacACAAAGGGATCGGACTGTTGCGATCCGTGGGGTttacactggctgattttggaagtagattgccaagactttcttcctagtcagagtctggaagctttgctgaagtcTGTTTAGTagcatagcaacatacaagcctctacTCAtataggtggtggctgtgcttgaggagtactggtcgggaatggaacctgggtctccctcacggaaggcgagaattctatccACTGAACCACCGTGTCCCTCTTTATTTTGATTAATCGTCCTCAGTAGTTCCcatccccaagaaaactccaGGTTTGAGTGCTTGAAAATGTCTGTTGTCTTTATACATGAATGTCTCTTTGGCCACACGTACACTTCTTCGGTCATGCTTTGTGCTTCCTCCAGGCATGAGGGGAGCAGgtggtgcaaaggccctggggcttGTGAGTAGAATACAGATAAGAttcagggaagaaggaaggggccAGAAAATGGAGAGCCTCGTATGCTATCTGAGGAGACAAAATCTATTCCAGTGGTTGAGGAGATGGGAGTGATATGACCCACTCGTGGAAGTAGGGAGACAAGTCAGGAGCTGTTGTGGAAGTCCACGCAAGGGGTGGTGGCAGCTGTGTTGGGGATGGAGAAGAGCAGATACTTTGGAAAGGCGTTTGTGAGGTAGAATTCACAGCACTTGTCAGTGGAGTGGGTGTGGGGAGCAGGATGAGACagaagaatcaaggatggcatTAGGGTGTCTGGTGGTGGCATTCACCAGGCTAAAGTGGACTGTAGGAGGAGGTGAAATCAAGGGGCTGTTTTGTTAGGTCCGATATGACAtggtcttttcttcatttccctccacctggaccctctgttagtgCATCCTGAAACTGAATCCTCCGGTAACGTTTCCTGCTCGGGTTCTGCTGCGGCCCTTGCCCAAGTCATGGTCCAAGTAAAAGATTTTTGGCTGGGTTGCTGGGGACCATCTAAATTACTGTTGGAGAAATGAGCTTTCTTTTGGAGATCTAGATATGTACGCGTTGGATTTTAGCATCTTCCTTGGTTTTAATCCCAATTTCACCAAACCTGGCAGTTATTCTTTGTAATTTATGATTGGAGGTTCTCATTTTTCCAGGTTTTActatttcctgaatttttcttctTAAGCTTATTCATTTTGTTCATATCACTGGTTTTCAGGGAAGGAAGTAACTCTTATTCTGCTGTCTTTTTCCAGAAGACTCCTGTACATTTAGTTTTAAACccatgtgttttgtgtgtgtgagtgtgagagagagagacagaaagggtgagAGGGAGATACTTTGGCCTCTTATTTTTTCTGGCCCTCTGAGTTTTCATATAAAACTCAGATTAGAGGTTCTCTAAATATCTGCATGTGTATTATAACAAACCCCATTAACAAATTATAGTTACTTTTCTTCTTTCCAGGTGTCTCCTGTAATGTTTCTGTGGACAAGGAACAGAAGCTATCCAAACGTAAAAATGAAAATGGCTGGTGAGTAAAGCTGTAtctatgtgaatatatatgttagagaaatgcttatttttcaggtaaaaatcttttaaaagatCTTTACTAGTAATTGCTTGGGATAAAACTGTTTCCTAGTAATCGATACAGGATCAGTCTTTCAAACCTGTCAATTCTTGAGTGATGGTGCCCCCTAAATATTGAGATGGGAGGGTTTCTAGTTTTCTAAAGACATATCCTGATATTCCCTTTTTGGCTCTTTGGGCTTGGTtttgaagaaaatagaaaaagaaaatatctgtATCGTGAAACCTCGTAGGCAAAGGTGCCTTAGACCAATGCTGTCTACCTTGTTCATGCCATGACACTCACAGAAAATGCATAGACATATGACGGCCTGACTCACGATGGCCCTGTGGACAACATGATGaaacgttgccaggtcctgtaccatcttagtgattgttggtatgtttgagtccattgttgtagctcttGGGTAGAGCCTTCcagcctagagggctcatcttccagcactatatcagacaatattctgttgcagTCTGGGGggctttcattgactaattttttttaaagtaaatctccaggcctttcttcctggtctatcttagcctgaaagcttcactgaagcctgtccaccatgggtgatcctgctggtatttgaaatacagtggcatagcttccagcatcatagccatacacaagccactacagtacaagaaactgtggtggatatatatatatatatatatatacacataaattaCACTTACAGATAAGGATGAACAGCTTGTGGCCAGAAGCAACCAAAATGGAGCTCTGACCATCCCAGGCTCTGGGTAGCCATACCAGGGGTGAGAAGATCAGTATCTCAGTATCTTGTGCAAAAATGGCATGGCGGGGgcatctgacctctaacttcatgagggggaaggagaatcaagatcaacaacccaGGCTGATAcgattcctatgaagtggaggtcatACATACCTCCtctttccaacctttttaccaattctgacaccacagCACTCTCGACTTCTCTGCTGGGTGTGATAAttcgttgcagtggccacacagaactcacagaccatactcacactTATGGGGATGATTAGGGAAGgaagatctgatgatctgctccagtaaagattccaaaaaacccactgcatcaagttgattctgactcgtagtgacactagaggacagagtagaactgccccatagtgtttccaaggctgtaaatctttgcgaaagcagactgccacatctttctccctcccagtggctggtgggttccaaccgctgacctatctgttagcagctgagtactttaaccactgcgccatcaggggcTCCTTCTgtgtagattacagcctagaaaaccctatgagcagttctactctgatacacggtTGCatcgaaatcgactggatggcacacaacaacaacatcctgccAAATGGGGGCAGTGGCGGCTCTggaagaattctcgccttccatgtgggagacccaggttccattccaggccagtgcacctcatgtgcagccaccacttgtccaTCTTTGGAGGCTTGTccattgctgtaatgctggacaggtttcggcagagcttccagactaagacagactaggaagaaaggcctggtgatctacttctgataatcagccaaagaaaaccctctggagcacagtgaTCTGATCCGCagttgatcatggggatggtgttgGGCCCtccgttccattgtgcatggggttgtcatgagttagggGCTGACTTAGGGGCAACTGACAATAACAGGAACCACTTCTCACTATCTAGCGATCCAAGCCATTCTGCTGATGGTCAGCAAGAGCACCTGTGTGTTCTAGAAACATGTTGACAGGTGGCCATGctgtttcctctcttccttctgatTCTGTCATTCGTTAAGGCTCTTAGATGCCAGTTCCTTGTCTAAAGTCACCACGATTTCTGGCACTGCCTTCTCAATAGCATTGTTGAGTGATCAGGGTGAATTCTGACCACTCTTGCCAGCTGTGAAAGCAGAAAGATGCTACAAAAGTAGTTGTTACTGCCTCTGCCTTGTTCCTCAATAACGTTGTAGAAGTatgcctatgaaacaaacaatgaCACACGTAGTTCAACCTCGTAATgggactaagtgggcacaccagcccaggggcaaggatgagaaggcggaggggacaggaaagctggacagatGGAAACGAGGAACctgaggtggagaaggggagagtgttgataggTAAATGTTACGAAacaatgtgtattttttaatgagaatgtaatttgccctgtaaactttcacttaaaacacaaaaaagaaaatactgtagAAGTGTGAGTGGGTTTGGGTGTAttcttcagtggtttttagtttgATTTTGATCATTCAGGATAAAGCAGTCTTATCCATTGACCAGTGTTTGAGGCTCAGGTTTTTCTGAACATCCTTTCTTGGCCGATGACACCTGCGTTAGACGTTAGTTCGCAGTCTTGACAGTTCTGTCTGGCAGCCTTGTGGTTTGACATTTCATATGTAGCATAAAAATTTGTTCACTGTTGGGGGAGCATAGGTGGGCTTCCCTATTCGGGGTTTACTGAGATGCTTTTCTGTTTTTCACCCCGCTGAAGATTAATATACAACCAGTGGCTTattgtctggagccctggtggcagtgtttaagaactcggctgctaacctaatgttcggcagtttgaatccaccacccgctccttggaaaccccatgggacagttctactgtgtcttacagggtcgctatgagttggaattgactccatggcaacgggcttggcttGAATTTGGTGTATTGTCTAGCTAATCACATCACCAGTGAGAATTTATCATGAGGTGGCATTCCACTTTGTTGCTACTGAAACGAGTAATGTATCTGAGATTCTGCAGGTGAACAGTAATGTAGTCTACAAGACGCTGTGTGATAGTTTCCTTTTGCTTGATAGCAGGAATCTGTACTAAGCACTTACAAGTGTCTCACATACCCACAAGTTACAATACTTCTGAAATCATAGCAATCTTTTGTGGTGCATATTTCACGATTGTGATCACCACTACATTTAAATCCTCAGTTACCATAACTTGCTGTATGTTGGGACTGTAATGTTAGTGTAGGTATTTATAGGACGGTAAATTTGGATGGCTTGGTTAGACCAGGCTTTAGGAGACAGTGGGTTCCAAGGCAGTTTTAAGGAAGTTAAAGAGCACACGATGGCATGTGGGGAGGGATTATTCAAATGTGAGAAGTGGACAGAGTAAAGAAAGACTGATGTGGAGAAATAACAACAGACCACTCAGTGAAGGGTTTGTGAACTGACTCTGTGGAGCATTTCTGTAGTTGATGGAAGACTGAGAGCTAGCATGGAAGTacgatttataaagaaaaacagctCTGCCAAATACATAATGACCACACGTCAGAGATTTATTTCACTCACTTACGTGGGAACCGGAAGACAGCAAAGCTGGTTTAAAGGAAGATACTGTTCCGTAGGACAGACGTGGCTCCTGTCCTACCCAGCAGTGAAGTCTCAGCAGAAATCCCTTGCATCTCTACCAGGCTAAAATTATCTGCAACTATTCAGTCTTCTTTCTATAAATCATCACTGTCTTCAGAGTTACGTAGTAAGCAAGCAAGCAGTGTTACGGTTGCCTGGAGCAGGGGTTGGAAAAGTATAGCCTGTGGGTCAGGTGCctgtgtttttgtaaataaagttttattggcacacaaaCACATCTGTTCagttatgtattgtctatgactGGTTCCAAGTTACGGTGGCAGACACGAGACGACCCGCAAGCCTACGTGTTTTCTCTCTGGTTCATTGGAGGAAGAAATTTGTCTCCCCTTTCCCTAGAGTGTCATGTGACCCCTGGTAGGCTAGTTAGACAACATAACACTAAAAGGGCATGTAGAACCCCAAGAGTCTGGCTCCCAGACACCCGTTTAACTTGGCattgaagtcgctcctgaggttcacccttcagccaaagattagacaggcccataaagcaaaatgagactaagtgggcacaccagcccaggggcaaagactagaaggcaggaggggacaggaaagctggtaataaggaacccaaggttgagaagggagagtgttgacatgtggggttggcaaccagtgtcacaaaaaatgtgcatattaattgtttaatgagaaactaatttgctctgtaaaccttcatctgaagcacaCGCACCCAAAAAGAAGTCATGTagaatcttttttgttttctaagtttACATTTAGACTGAGGAATTTACATTCTAGAAAAACACCACCTCAGTATCCTTTCTTGTCACTTCTGTGGTTGTCCCATGGCACCAGATGCTTTAAGAAATATGGCCTAAAGGTGGTTCTTTGCTTTTCTGATATAAGCATCTCTCTATCGTTTTTCTTTCTACACGTAAGACTTAGCATGGTCAGAACAACATGCTTAAATGTTTAAGTGTTTGTGGATTTCTATAGAACAAGTTGCTCTTGTTGCCTGAAGCAGCGGCCCTTCTCTGTTGCAGCATTCTTGAGACCTTGTTCTGCAGAGGCTGCTCACTGCAGCTTGGCTACATATACAGGTGCACGCCCAGGCATCTTGACTTCAAGAGAGACTTGTTTTGCCTCAGCGTCGAGGCCATTGAGAGGTACGTTTGATAGATACAGGATCACCTCACAGCTGGtttctcagaaaggttaagtttgTAGAGACATTGGTATTGAAAACATCAGAACTGAATCAGTATTGTTTGGTTAAAATATCTTCATGTAATAATTCCTGGCAATAgagctggtgatttttttcttttttttttaacctgatgtATTTGGTATTGGGAAAGTCAGACATTCTAAATTATAAGGAGAATACAccatgagaaattttttttttggagtaaaaGTGTGTTTACTTGTTTTCAAAAACCAAATTTAGTTTAGAGGATTTATTTTTAACCAATATATGAGGTCCGTCttctttttcccccattttttggTCCCTAGAATATCATGTAGATATAAGAATTCCAAAACTGGTTAGGAAAGAAGTCCCATCTGGAAAAGTAACAACTCAGAGCCTAGCTGTTTCTGGTGGTGAGGAATCACCTGCTTTCCTGAGAGGTGCAAGAAAATGCACCTGCTCTCCTAGATTTCTGAGAAGTAAGTGTTGGGAAACAAGGCAAACTGGGGACTGACGACCATGTCAGGTATCCTAGCGGCCTTCCGACTCATTGGCCTTTTATAGGAAACAAGTCAGTGAACCCCACGTGCATTCTTGCTTGTCCTGACAAATGTGTATCCCTGAAGACTCAGATGCCTGAGACACTTCATAtgccaggaaagaagaaaaggaaatgccTATACTCTCATTGCTTGAGACATTTTATCACTCCTGTTGAATTTCTTAGGGTTTCTGATTAGAAAACTTAAACACAATATTCTTTTTACTGTAATTGTGATTTCTCATCCAGTTATTCCTTGATAACTGCAGTTTTGCCATCACCTTTTTGACACTGGACAGGTTtagatcaaaattttaaaatttgcaaACTTTTTACAACCCTTACACAGAAAATGAGCACTGTTGTTTGTCCTAGTGAAGTGTGTAGGTCTGTTGAGAGAGAGATGGGATctggttttattttaatatgcGAATAGAAGACTGCGGCCCAAACAGATGCTCTGTTCCTCTCCA
Protein-coding regions in this window:
- the MIS18A gene encoding protein Mis18-alpha; the protein is MAGAPSLRSCKRCSSVSCACDQGKWSDSSLLGRRLSEDSSRQQLLQQWASMCSSGSWSAPAAGAEETWRGEAAEEERPLVFLCSGCRRPLGDSLSWVTSQEDPDCILLRCVSCNVSVDKEQKLSKRKNENGCILETLFCRGCSLQLGYIYRCTPRHLDFKRDLFCLSVEAIESYILGSSEKQIVSEEKEVFNLESRVEIEKSLQQMEDVLKALQMQLKEVESKLSSTKS